CCCAAAACCATGTGGGATTTATTTTCCTCCCCTTGCTCCTTGTATAAGTGGCGGACCTACAATTCCTTATTAGGAGGCAAAGATTAaaactcaaaaaatattttattcctaTGTTAAAGTATGGAATTCAAACTGAACTCGAATCAAAATTACGTAGTTCGCAAGTCATTTGGGGATTTTGgcttttttactatttattttagAACAATAATTCGAATACTTCAAACAAACTCGAATTTCAGCTTTAATTCGagtaatttttttaacattttttttatattcgaTTTGACTCGATTTGTTTACGCTCTTGGCTCTCCTATTATTACAGATCATTTCATATCCATGTGAACTATTTAGATTATTTTTATTACCAACAATTTCAAAATGACCCCATTAATACATACCATGATAGTGATAATCATTACAGATTTTAAGTCCACTCGAGATTGTAGTAGTTTACAATTCATGGTTTAAATCTTATTCGAATCAAAACTATTTATTGTTAGTCTAATATTCAAACGCAACCTAATATTTAATCGGAATACTTTATTATAATATAGGATTTGATTTAATCCCACTCCAGCTAGAGTGAATCAAATGAATTTCCCGTGACACATTTACTTAAGAtgtttggcaaaaacttatttaagacgatctcacggatcgtattttgtgagacagatcttttatttgagttattcattaaaaaatattaatttttatgctaagtgtattaatttttattgttaatatcgatagagttgacttatctcacagataaagattcgtgaaatcgTCTCGAGACCTACCCTAAAATGTTACCTAAAAAAATGTCGGCACATGGATGTCTTAAATGAATAAGttgaaattttcaaaatgtTCTCTAAATGCACAAGCACAAAATTGATTTCTGTGCGACTTTTTGAGCAGTGAAATGACAAGatgaatttaatttaataaaaaaaatactaatttattgataaaatagaaaatatcattcttgaaatatttgaactttaaaataaatatatttatcaaaCGTTATTTTAAATAGGCACGTCATAGTTAATGATTTTGGTATTTGAGTTAAAATTATGTGTTCGATTCTGTAAAGTTAGATGCAATTGTCTATGGGAAGATTGTTAGAGAACAATAATTGATCCGTCGTAAAAAACATCTAAACTAGAGGttgaattatttgaaaatttaattgaTAACTCGATTTATTATATTTGTATGTACTGAATCATATCCACATGGAAAGATGGACAATTTCAAATCATACAGAGAAAGTAGGGCCTTCATTAAATTCTTCCAATCTATATTCACTCCCTGTATATAAATCCTACCTACACATAGGCTTCTTATTTTCCAAATTTCAccccatttttcaccaaacaTGAAAATCCCACTTttctttattatattattattgaatGCAGCTTCCATATTATCTTCACCAGTTCAAGATCCTGAAATAGGTGTCCAAGAAGTCAATGAGTATGGCCCAAACACATTCTTGAATTCTCAAATTTAGTTGAACATTAtgatttaagatattttaactTTGGCTTGCTtatgtttgtttgttttgtttttttttttttcaaattttctggGATAATGACATGAATTTATTGTAACAAAGTGTGTGCATTTTGCAGGAAAATCAATATATCAAGAAGGAACTTGGGATTTCTCTCATGCAGCACGGGTAACCCGATGGACGACTGCTGGCGTTGTGATCCCGACTGGGAAAAGAACCGCCAGCGTCTCGCGGACTGCGCCATCGGGTTCGGAAAACACTCCATTGGTGGCAGAGATGGCAAGATTTACGTAGTCACGGACTCGGGGGATAATGCAGTGAATCCAAAACCAGGAACTTTACGCTATGGTGTCATCCAAAACGAGCCATTGTGGATCATTTTCGCCCGTGACATGGTGATCAAACTCAAGCAAGAGCTCATGTTAAACTCATTCAAAACCATTGATGGAAGGGGCGCTAGTGTGCACATAGCTGGAGGACCATGCATTACCATACAATTTGTAACAAACATCATCATACATGGATTGAATATACATGATTGCAAGCGAGGGGGGAATGCGTATGTGAGGGATTCACCGGAGCATTATGGATATAGGACCGTGTCCGATGGAGATGGTGTGTCGATATTCGGGGGGAGCCATGTTTGGGTCGACCATTGCTCGTTGTCTAATTGTCGAGATGGCCTGATCGATGCCATCCACGGCTCCACGGCTGTCACGTTGTCGAATAATTACTTGACTCACCATGATAAGGTCATGCTTTTGGGGCATAGTGATAGTTATACACAAGATAAGAACATGCAAGTAACCATTGCCTTCAACCATTTCGGAGAAGGGCTCGTGCAGAGGATGCCAAGGTATATAACAGGGCGATTTTGTGTTTATAGTTGTGAGACATGTATTTCTtaaacaatcatagactgtcgaaAATTTTGGTTCGGGCCTAAAGTTTAGGATTGTGTTGTCATGTTTTGCAGATGCAGGCATGGGTATTTTCATGTGGTGAATAATGACTATACACATTGGGAAATGTATGCAATTGGTGGCAGTGCAGATCCTACAATAAACAGCCAAGGCAACAGATTTCTTGCACCAGACAGtgtggaaaataaagaggtAACAATTTGAAAAAGTCGCCCTTCACCTAAAATTCCTGAGTCGGCACTGCTTAAAAACGGCCTAAAATTTGCATTTTCAGGTGACCAAGCACGAGGATGCACCCGAAAGCAAATGGAAGCACTGGAATTGGAGATCAGAAGGAGACCTTATgctaaatggtgcattcttcatTCAATCTGGTGCTGGTGCCTCGTCTAATTACGCCAAGGCGTCTAGTTTGAGTGCCAGACCGTCGTCCCTGGTGAGCTCGATAACCGACGGAGCCGGGGCACTCAGCTGCAAGAAAGGCAAATGGTGCTAGCCGCCTTCAGTCCTGTGTCCGGAAGAAAGCGCCCCTTAAAACAAATGGGGTTTCAGAATTTGGACTATTAATTGAATTTCGGAGATGTATCAGTTTCGCTTACTTAACTACCGATTGTGAAAACCTCAGCCTGTCCCCTTCAAAATGACAAAACATTTACGAAATTATATAATATCTTGTGTAAATGTGAGCCCAAAGTGTCACCAAGGACTGGCGAGTTGATCATGCATGGGGCTTTATCAATGAAATATTTCATTAAGAGAAATCATGTTCTTTGTGTTCGGATTCCAATTTAATATTTTGCAATGTCGACGTAACAACTCTCAAATCATCTGTGGATAACTCAAACCATATCTTGGTTTTTGTCACGCAGAAAAATCTTGGAACATATCGAGGTTTAGTCTTGGCTACACCATGTCTATCAGTATTTGCCAAATCAAAACGATATAGTAACGTCGTGAGAACCGATCCAACTACAATCGCAAAACCAACAGTACAAGATCCAGAAAATGTTACCTGCAATCGTATTTAAAAGGTTTCATTGGTCCGTTAATCATGCATCTGACTCATATACTTTCCATGTTAAAAACTCTGAGACAATGGCAGAACCAAAAATTTAATACGTAAAGAACTAAACTAAAAGTTACAAATCACTGAAACATCACATCTTTCTCCTTACTGCTTTGAACTATATGGTTCCAATCTCGCATAAAGTTATTATTCAAGAAATTATTAGGCAAAGGAACAGTTTTTGACACACTAGGGAGTCTCCCTCACATGGAGAATGAGCGGTCAATAATCAACTGAACAAAAGGCAAAAGCTAAAAAGCACTTGGGCCACACCACAACTTCAGAAGGACCATGTTAAAATTTGTGGATTGAATGCCATCCATCAGTAACTGCACATTTGACAAAATTTGCATGAAACTTCAATGTACGTCAGATCTGGTTCTCAGAACTAGAAAAAGTTAAAAGCCATATTGTCTTTACTCCTCAACTATCCCTTAATCTAACACAGTGCCATGTAATTCTCTCTTAACATGTAATCAGGGTGGACTCAGGATTCTTATGTTCCGGCCCCGGGGGAGAAATAATACTAGTTGATACCAAATTTTCTAATGTAATGATGACCTGATTACCGGCATGCGTTTTATCAGAAGACACGAGACAAATATCTGATCAATGTATGAGTTATCGGAAGGATGTTTCAACGAGTTGGAAGGGATCCAAGGAGCCATAAATGTAAACCACCAACCCTTTATTTATGACAACATGCAGGTGGCACGGGCACAGGGTTTGCCCACTTAGCCAATAATAGGATATCAAGATTCAAGAATTCGAGCCTCCATTGACATTTACTGTAAGTAAAGTAATAATACATGCAACATGTGATTGATGTGTCAGCGTGCACAGACCGTAGTATATGAGATGAATAAAGTGATCCGTTATAGCATATAAGTTGTCTCCATTTAACAGTAGGGTCAAGAGCAATCCAAGCTTCGTATGAATGGAATATCCCCCTCCCAATGACCTTTTAGACACGAATCCATAATGCATTGTCCCATTTCAGGAAAAgatgaatatattttttattattcctTGATCTCGTATTTGTTTAGGTTTACTTGGATCAATAGATTCAGGTACGTAgccagaaaatattttaatcttGAGCTTTGGGAGAAACATATTTTGGAAAAGTATTGAGATGGGAACAAACCTGACCTATGAGCCAACGAAGGTTGTGGAGGGAACAACAGGTTTCACTTGAAATTTCCAACCAGTAAGAGATTAACAGCTCTCATCCTCTTGTTTCCATTTTGGGGGACGTCCGTGAAACAAAACTTCTGAAAATAGGCTAAAAATTGAAAATGCAATggctaaaatttaaaaaaaaaaaaaagaaagaaagaaaactcaatcaatTTTCCTCACTAGGGCCAAAAAATGTAGACTGGGTTGGAGCCACCCCAACCATTGCTTGATGGATTTGATATGATGGATTTCAAAGCcgataattttaaatttcttgatttgcttgaagaacaaaattaaagtggatttcaaatatatttacaGTTTTAACGGTAATTATGATGAAACTAAAAGATAATTATCATTTAAAATTCATCCACAAATCATTCTTTAAATCAAATCCAATAATTCAAGCAACGTTTTTAGAATCAAACCTGCAGccagaaaattatgattatttgaatttttaactttgctaaaaatattattttagtagtattaaagtttatttgattttttaaactttgttcaaaaaattattatttatatacacatttaatattttttgaatttaaaatatatcttttctatattatattattattttaaatgatataaATCGATTGAATCCAAGTGCTACCTTAACGTTGTCGAGCTTTAAATTTCGTTTTCTTCACCTTTTTGCGACACGAGTTTGAATGTATGAATCAGTTTACGGCTTTATATTTCGTAAGCTATAAAATTTGCTAATCCCTTTCAGCCTTGCAATGCAATCGCGGAAATTTTAATATTCACCAGTTCTCTAGCAAGGAACCAGTGACCTAAGGTGGCAATTCATCTTATTTTGGTAAATTTTAAACTGAAAAGTTTATTTAACAGATTTTTAGTGTTTTTAAAATGATGTAAAGTGcagattttcagattttaaatgAGATATAATTTTACTAAAAAgtggataatatttgataagAAAAAATCGAGAATATCTTCCTACGCAAACACGGTAGACAGAAAACGACAGCCTCCGAGCATGTAGTGTATTGGTACCACCGATACCTTGTATATAAAGTTGTCCCAAAAAACACGAAGCACATATGAAGGTTGTCGCCCAAAATAATGTGCTATGACATGCATCATATGTAGCACATTTGGGGAAAAGAAACTTGAGAATTTCATAACAATCTTGAGGCAGATTCTTCAAACCGCACAAAACGATCCATCTAACTTCAGTAAAATTCAACACAAGAGCGACTGAATAATGAATCTAATGCTAAATACTAACCATTCAGCAAACACTGATATACCAGTGATGACCAACCATACAGACAGCAAAATTGTTGCATCAAGTACCTTgacaaataaaatcaataatcagACGGCGAGATGACATCATCAATTTTTAGGATCATCT
This genomic interval from Primulina eburnea isolate SZY01 chromosome 16, ASM2296580v1, whole genome shotgun sequence contains the following:
- the LOC140817554 gene encoding probable pectate lyase 5 — translated: MKIPLFFIILLLNAASILSSPVQDPEIGVQEVNEKINISRRNLGFLSCSTGNPMDDCWRCDPDWEKNRQRLADCAIGFGKHSIGGRDGKIYVVTDSGDNAVNPKPGTLRYGVIQNEPLWIIFARDMVIKLKQELMLNSFKTIDGRGASVHIAGGPCITIQFVTNIIIHGLNIHDCKRGGNAYVRDSPEHYGYRTVSDGDGVSIFGGSHVWVDHCSLSNCRDGLIDAIHGSTAVTLSNNYLTHHDKVMLLGHSDSYTQDKNMQVTIAFNHFGEGLVQRMPRCRHGYFHVVNNDYTHWEMYAIGGSADPTINSQGNRFLAPDSVENKEVTKHEDAPESKWKHWNWRSEGDLMLNGAFFIQSGAGASSNYAKASSLSARPSSLVSSITDGAGALSCKKGKWC